The Raphanus sativus cultivar WK10039 chromosome 2, ASM80110v3, whole genome shotgun sequence genome includes a region encoding these proteins:
- the LOC108841743 gene encoding uncharacterized protein LOC108841743 produces the protein MGIISIQTAMDLIVAGFSLMIGFGIFAIIASVLCSVVFIHHVRDAPSDPSLLSSRRR, from the coding sequence ATGGGAATAATAAGCATTCAGACAGCGATGGATCTGATCGTCGCTGGTTTCTCTCTGATGATCGGATTTGGTATCTTTGCTATTATCGCTTCTGTCCTCTGCTCCGTCGTTTTCATCCACCACGTCAGAGACGCTCCTTCTGACCCCTCCCTTTTAAGTTCTCGCCGGAGATGA
- the LOC108840697 gene encoding uncharacterized protein LOC108840697 codes for MALMVTVSRPLRFRPPPGLPRDAVYLLSPLQILNTSVKLSLQEFTQTFVLMLACPTMVTKFNGGGAPLVSDGDTLFAYGIYCRGKDWSSLRSYLDLPHTILQLEENSLVYVTC; via the exons ATGGCCCTGATGGTAACTGTTTCTCGTCCGTTGCGTTTCAGACCTCCTCCAGGTCTGCCGCGAGACGCTGTCTATCTCCTTTCTCCTCTTCAGATCCTCAACACCTCTGTCAAGCTCTCTCTTCAAGAGTTTACACAAACTTTTGTTCTGATGCTTGCTTGTCCAACAATGGTAACAAAGTTCAATGGTGGCGGTGCTCCTCTTGTGTCCGATGGTGACACTCTTTTTGCCTATGGCATTTATTGTAGAGGCAAGGACTGGTCTTCTCTCAGATCTTATCTCGACCTTCCTCATACAATCCTCCAG TTGGAAGAAAACTCATTGGTATATGTCACTTGCTGA
- the LOC108840798 gene encoding phenylacetaldehyde reductase-like produces the protein MNGEGKVVCVTGASGYIASWIVKLLLQRGYTVRATVRDPNDQKKTDHLLALDGAKERLSLFKANLLEEGSFEHAIDGCEAVFHTASPVLLTAEDPQAEVIEPAVKGTLNVLKTCVKTSSVKRVILTSSMAAVVAHASHTGPNGVVDETMFSDPSFCEEKKQWYALSKTLAEDEACKFAKANEMDLIVMNPGLVIGPILQPTLNFSVGVVVELTKGKDPFMSKSYRFVDVRDVALAHIKAHETPSANGRYIIDGPVVVTLKDIENVLREFVPDLCIGDDKNNEDIDLDLVTYKVSVEKVRSLGIEFTPTETSLRDTVHSLKEKCLV, from the exons atgaacGGTGAAGGAAAGGTGGTCTGCGTCACCGGAGCTTCCGGGTACATAGCGTCTTGGATTGTTAAGTTGTTGCTTCAACGTGGCTACACTGTTAGGGCCACCGTTCGAGACCCAA ATGATCAAAAGAAAACGGATCATCTTCTTGCACTTGATGGTGCAAAAGAAAGACTCAGTTTATTCAAAGCAAATCTGTTAGAAGAAGGCTCTTTCGAGCATGCAATCGATGGATGTGAAGCTGTCTTCCATACCGCTTCGCCGGTTTTACTCACTGCCGAGGATCCTCAG GCTGAGGTGATCGAACCAGCAGTGAAGGGTACTTTAAACGTCCTAAAGACTTGTGTCAAAACTTCTTCTGTCAAAAGGGTCATCTTAACATCGTCCATGGCTGCCGTTGTTGCTCATGCGTCCCATACTGGACCAAACGGCGTAGTAGATGAAACCATGTTCTCTGATCCAAGTTTTTGTGAAGAGAAAAAG caATGGTATGCACTCTCGAAGACTTTGGCTGAAGATGAAGCATGTAAGTTTGCCAAGGCCAATGAGATGGACTTAATCGTAATGAATCCAGGACTTGTAATTGGACCAATCTTGCAGCCAACTCTTAATTTCTCCGTAGGCGTGGTTGTTGAACTTACAAAGGGTAAGGATCCTTTTATGAGCAAAAGTTATAGGTTTGTGGACGTGAGAGATGTTGCTCTAGCTCATATCAAGGCACATGAGACTCCATCAGCCAATGGTAGATATATCATTGATGGTCCGGTTGTTGTGACACTAAAGGACATTGAGAATGTTTTGCGCGAGTTCGTTCCTGATTTGTGCATTGGTGATGATAA GAACAATGAAGACATTGATCTTGATTTAGTGACATACAAGGTGTCTGTTGAGAAAGTGAGGAGTTTGGGAATTGAGTTCACTCCTACAGAAACAAGCCTTAGAGACACTGTTCACAGCCTCAAGGAGAAATGTCTTGTGTGA
- the LOC108841742 gene encoding uncharacterized protein LOC108841742 — MTELKWICLCFSLTLLLSLAVGSHNTVSQKWSVGNHFGYDGGFCLPGLCIRGAGGSRVNFGRGGRGRMRYNGGRDRTGIRETMYCKPLTCWSGSCDALHLHLDKGLYKSLVAAKQPSTVDYKIPETFKHNNVNDNYEVQEAAMTPQSN; from the coding sequence ATGACAGAACTCAAATGGATATGCCTTTGCTTCTCACTAACACTGTTGCTCAGCTTAGCAGTTGGATCCCATAACACAGTCTCTCAGAAATGGTCTGTTGGAAACCACTTTGGTTACGATGGAGGCTTTTGTCTTCCCGGACTCTGCATTAGAGGAGCCGGTGGTAGCAGAGTCAATTTTGGCCGTGGTGGTCGCGGAAGAATGCGATACAATGGTGGCAGGGACAGGACTGGTATCAGAGAGACCATGTACTGCAAACCGCTGACTTGCTGGTCTGGCTCATGTGATGCACTCCATTTGCATTTAGACAAAGGGCTGTACAAATCTCTCGTAGCAGCAAAACAACCATCAACTGTTGATTACAAGATCCCCGAGACGTTCAAACACAATAATGTCAACGATAATTATGAAGTGCAAGAGGCTGCAATGACACCACAATCTAACTAG